In Enoplosus armatus isolate fEnoArm2 chromosome 2, fEnoArm2.hap1, whole genome shotgun sequence, one DNA window encodes the following:
- the LOC139303552 gene encoding ladderlectin-like has translation MKTLLILSVILCVALSIRAAAVGSAAAAAVQQEDKPAAKPAPLNFCLDGWNSFRGNCYYLGNFGVSWSTAESYCAEFGGSLASANDIVEYNFLQRTVKTGGHRFAWIGGYYFQDQWRWEDGSVFGYHNWDTVSSNSGFQCLQLNSEVLKGWSNQACSSLLPFVCELKSNC, from the exons ATGAAGACTCTCCTGAtcctctctgtcatcctctGTGTGGCTCTGTCTATCAGGGCTGCCGCCG TCGGatctgctgcggctgctgcagtACAACAGGAAGACAAACCTGCGGCAAAACCAG CTCCTTTAAATTTCTGCCTTGATGGTTGGAATAGTTTCCGTGGTAACTGCTACTACTTGGGCAACTTTGGTGTGTCCTGGAGCACTGCTGAG AGCTATTGCGCTGAGTTCGGTGGCAGTCTGGCCTCAGCCAATGACATCGTGGAGTATAATTTCCTCCAGCGTACGGTCAAGACTGGTGGTCACAGGTTTGCCTGGATTGGAGGTTACTACTTCCAG GACCAGTGGAGATGGGAAGATGGCTCGGTGTTTGGCTATCACAACTGGGACACAGTGAGTTCCAATAGCGGTTTCCAGTGCCTACAGCTCAACTCTGAAG TGTTGAAGGGCTGGTCCAATCAAGCCTGCAGCAGTTTGCTTCCATTCGTCTGTGAGCTGAAGTCAAACTGCTAG
- the LOC139302255 gene encoding ladderlectin-like, producing MKTALVLSILLCAAFAAPAEDKEKAPEAAAEAPKEQMAAAPETDKETMMMMMTKDEDVFAPEESVPVPANARVFEEAAAPESHNNFCPNGWFGHGSRCFMFVSTPKSWYSAEEHCNSLGAHLASVTNPREYSFLQQLTQTSGQSIAWLGGFNLQGQWMWIDREGFFYTDWYSPSSSSSYPCVYLRTAFGWGNTQCTSSHRFICSKNPFGC from the exons ATGAAGACGGCCCTGGTCCTCTCCAttctcctctgtgctgcatTTGCAG ctccagctgaagacaaagagaaggcTCCAG AAGCAGCAGCGGAGGCCCCGAAGGAGCAGATGGCTGCTGCACCTG AGACGGACAAggagacgatgatgatgatgatgacgaaaGATGAGGACGTTTTTGCGCCAGAAGAGTCTGTCCCTGTTCCCGCAAACG ctcGTGTGTTTGAGGAGGCGGCAGCACCTGAAA gtcatAATAACTTCTGTCCAAACGGCTGGTTCGGCCACGGCTCTCGCTGCTTCATGTTCGTCAGCACCCCCAAGTCCTGGTACAGCGCTGAG GAGCACTGCAACAGCCTGGGGGCCCACCTGGCCTCGGTCACCAACCCCAGAGAGTACAgcttcctccagcagctcacGCAGACGTCCGGTCAGAGCATCGCATGGCTGGGAGGCTTCAACCTGCAG gGCCAGTGGATGTGGATTGACCGTGAAGGTTTCTTTTACACCGACTGgtactccccctcctcctccagcagctacCCCTGCGTCTACTTGCGTACCGCCT TTGGTTGGGGGAACACCCAGTGCACCTCATCTCACCGCTTCATCTGCTCCAAGAACCCGTTCGGCTGTTAA